One part of the Brevundimonas sp. NIBR11 genome encodes these proteins:
- a CDS encoding sodium:proton antiporter codes for MHAFEALLLILIGAVLLSLLARRLNAPFPPFLALGGAAVAFLPWAPELTLDPELVLALFVAPVLLDAAFDSSPRDLKRNAVPIIFLTIVAVGVTVVAVALAARALEPSMAWPVAIALGAIVAPPDAAAATSVLRAVPVPHRVRVVLEGESLFNDATSLLTYRLAVTAATAGLVVGWPLVAMLVWMVIGSVILGVAAGWLASQINGRIEDAPLAILTQFIFTFGVWLIAEQVQVSAIITVVVYGLVAARLSARRSSAALRVPSYAVWETAVFALNATAFAIVGLQIGPIWRALEPGQRSEYAVFALIILGVAVAARLAWVMTYNVAAQIKNRTVGANPPGGQAPPTLKTGLVVGWSGMRGVVSLATAYALPDNFPHRDLILLATFAVVLGTLSIQGLTLGPLIRLLKIRDDGQLAREVHLARKTVLDAGLGHVSKTEGAIAARLRADYAERMTALEKASPEDGRIFSEQDRLLGAVLEAKREALVDLRMSGRISDAAYFQLEEELDRMELSLTPVVR; via the coding sequence ATGCACGCCTTCGAAGCCCTGCTTCTGATCCTGATCGGCGCGGTCCTGCTCTCGCTGCTGGCGCGCAGGCTCAACGCCCCCTTCCCGCCCTTCCTGGCCCTGGGCGGCGCGGCCGTCGCCTTCCTGCCGTGGGCTCCCGAGCTGACCCTCGATCCGGAACTGGTGCTGGCCCTGTTCGTGGCGCCGGTGCTGCTGGATGCCGCCTTCGACAGTTCGCCGAGGGATCTCAAACGCAACGCGGTCCCGATTATCTTCCTGACCATCGTCGCGGTCGGCGTCACCGTCGTAGCCGTCGCCCTGGCGGCGCGGGCGCTGGAGCCGTCGATGGCCTGGCCGGTCGCGATTGCGTTGGGCGCCATCGTCGCTCCTCCGGATGCGGCCGCCGCCACTTCGGTCCTGCGGGCCGTCCCTGTGCCGCACCGGGTCCGGGTCGTGCTGGAGGGCGAGAGCCTGTTCAACGACGCTACCTCACTGTTGACCTATCGCCTTGCTGTCACGGCGGCGACCGCAGGGTTGGTCGTCGGCTGGCCCCTTGTCGCCATGCTGGTCTGGATGGTGATCGGCAGCGTGATCCTGGGCGTGGCCGCCGGATGGCTGGCCAGCCAGATCAACGGTCGGATCGAAGACGCGCCCCTGGCCATCCTGACCCAGTTCATCTTCACCTTCGGGGTCTGGCTCATCGCCGAGCAGGTGCAGGTCTCGGCCATCATCACCGTGGTGGTCTACGGCCTGGTGGCCGCCCGCCTCAGCGCCCGACGGAGCTCGGCGGCCCTGCGCGTGCCCTCCTATGCGGTGTGGGAGACGGCGGTCTTTGCCCTCAACGCCACGGCCTTCGCCATCGTAGGCCTGCAGATCGGTCCCATCTGGCGCGCGCTGGAACCGGGCCAGCGCAGTGAATACGCCGTCTTCGCCCTGATCATCCTGGGGGTCGCGGTCGCCGCCCGCCTGGCCTGGGTCATGACGTACAATGTCGCCGCCCAGATCAAGAACCGCACAGTCGGCGCCAACCCGCCCGGCGGACAGGCGCCGCCGACGCTGAAGACGGGATTGGTCGTTGGCTGGTCCGGCATGCGCGGCGTGGTCAGCCTGGCCACTGCCTACGCCCTCCCCGACAATTTTCCGCATCGCGACCTGATTCTCCTGGCCACCTTCGCGGTGGTGCTGGGCACCTTGTCGATCCAGGGGCTGACGCTGGGCCCACTGATCCGCCTGCTGAAGATCCGCGACGACGGGCAGCTGGCCCGCGAAGTCCATCTTGCCCGAAAGACCGTGCTGGACGCCGGACTGGGCCACGTCAGCAAGACCGAAGGGGCCATCGCCGCTCGCCTGCGCGCCGACTATGCGGAACGGATGACGGCGCTCGAAAAGGCCTCGCCGGAGGACGGTCGCATCTTCAGCGAGCAGGACCGGCTGCTGGGCGCCGTGCTCGAGGCCAAGCGCGAGGCCCTGGTCGACCTTCGCATGTCGGGCCGGATCAGCGACGCGGCCTACTTCCAGCTCGAGGAAGA
- a CDS encoding DUF2061 domain-containing protein, with protein sequence MVVTLARSVRSLALKIASYGVMHLIVAMLVALVITRDWRMALAIGVVEPFFQTVAYSFHDRIWHRIERRRAGTPIEETAEAFTARLDVMDAEEQARTRAHHGHPHGLPSLKKIAVKTLTYGVMHFCVAVTVAFAITRDWRAALTIGIAEPLVQMVFFAVHDRIWAAREARRAPQPA encoded by the coding sequence ATGGTCGTCACTCTCGCCCGGTCCGTGCGGAGCCTTGCGCTCAAGATCGCCTCCTACGGCGTGATGCACCTGATCGTCGCCATGCTGGTCGCCCTGGTCATCACGCGTGATTGGCGCATGGCCCTGGCCATCGGGGTGGTCGAGCCCTTCTTCCAGACCGTCGCCTACTCCTTCCACGACCGCATCTGGCATCGGATCGAGCGCCGTCGCGCGGGCACGCCCATCGAGGAGACGGCCGAGGCCTTCACCGCCCGCCTCGACGTCATGGACGCCGAGGAGCAGGCCCGGACCCGCGCCCACCATGGCCATCCGCATGGGCTGCCGTCGCTGAAGAAGATCGCCGTCAAGACGCTGACCTATGGCGTCATGCATTTCTGCGTCGCCGTGACGGTCGCCTTCGCCATCACGCGGGACTGGCGTGCGGCCCTGACCATCGGCATCGCCGAGCCCCTGGTGCAGATGGTCTTCTTCGCCGTCCACGACCGCATCTGGGCCGCCCGGGAGGCGCGCCGCGCACCCCAGCCCGCCTGA
- the guaB gene encoding IMP dehydrogenase — MEIREGLTFDDVLLEPGPSEIMPADADVSTRLTRDIRLNIPLTSSAMDTVTESRLAIAMAQAGGLGVLHRNMTVQQQADQVREVKRFESGMVINPVTIRPETTLGEVREIVAARKISGFPVVDANGKLVGILTNRDMRFDTDPNHTAAQLMTTGDLVTVREGAGKDEARELLRTRKIERVIVVDEDYRATGLITMKDIEKAQAHPNAAKDEQGRLLVGAASTVGDAGFERAMALADAGCDVVVIDTAHGHSAQVARVVERIKRENNRLQIVAGNIATYDAARALIDAGADAVKVGIGPGSICTTRIVAGVGVPQLTAVMEAARAAKGSGAPVIADGGIKYSGDLAKAIAAGASVAMMGSMFAGTDESPGEVFLYQGRSYKSYRGMGSVGAMGAGSADRYFQKEVSDTQKLVPEGIEGQTPYKGPIAPVLHQMVGGLRAAMGYVGAATIADLQDRARFVRITGAGLRESHVHDVMITREAPNYRQG, encoded by the coding sequence ATGGAGATTCGCGAAGGGCTCACCTTCGACGATGTTTTGCTTGAACCCGGTCCGTCAGAGATCATGCCCGCCGACGCGGACGTCTCGACCCGGCTCACCCGCGACATCCGACTGAACATTCCGCTGACCTCGTCCGCCATGGACACGGTCACCGAAAGCCGGCTGGCCATCGCCATGGCCCAGGCCGGCGGTCTGGGCGTGCTTCACCGCAACATGACGGTGCAGCAGCAGGCCGATCAGGTCCGCGAGGTGAAGCGGTTCGAGAGCGGCATGGTCATCAACCCGGTGACGATCCGCCCCGAGACGACGCTGGGCGAGGTTCGCGAGATCGTGGCGGCCCGCAAGATCTCCGGCTTCCCGGTGGTCGATGCAAACGGCAAGCTGGTCGGCATACTGACCAACCGCGACATGCGGTTCGACACCGATCCGAACCACACCGCGGCACAGCTGATGACCACGGGCGATCTGGTCACCGTGCGCGAGGGCGCCGGCAAGGACGAGGCGCGCGAGCTTCTGCGCACCCGCAAGATCGAACGCGTCATCGTGGTCGACGAGGACTATCGCGCCACCGGCCTGATCACGATGAAGGACATCGAAAAGGCCCAGGCCCACCCGAACGCGGCCAAGGACGAGCAGGGTCGCCTGCTGGTCGGCGCGGCCTCGACCGTTGGCGACGCGGGCTTCGAGCGCGCCATGGCCCTGGCCGACGCCGGCTGCGACGTGGTCGTCATCGACACCGCCCATGGCCACTCGGCCCAGGTCGCCCGTGTGGTCGAGCGCATCAAGCGCGAGAACAACCGGCTGCAGATCGTCGCCGGCAACATCGCCACCTATGACGCGGCCAGGGCGCTGATCGACGCCGGCGCCGATGCGGTGAAGGTCGGCATCGGCCCCGGCTCCATCTGCACCACCCGCATCGTCGCCGGCGTCGGCGTGCCTCAGCTGACGGCGGTCATGGAAGCCGCGCGCGCCGCCAAGGGCTCCGGCGCTCCGGTCATCGCCGACGGCGGCATCAAATACTCGGGCGACCTGGCCAAGGCCATCGCGGCCGGCGCCTCGGTCGCCATGATGGGCTCGATGTTCGCGGGCACGGACGAAAGCCCCGGCGAGGTCTTCCTGTACCAGGGCCGCAGCTACAAGTCGTACCGGGGCATGGGCTCGGTCGGGGCGATGGGGGCGGGCAGCGCCGACCGCTATTTCCAGAAGGAAGTCTCGGACACCCAGAAGCTGGTGCCCGAGGGCATCGAGGGGCAGACACCGTACAAGGGCCCGATTGCGCCTGTGCTGCACCAGATGGTCGGGGGCCTTCGCGCCGCCATGGGCTATGTCGGCGCCGCCACCATCGCGGACCTTCAGGACCGGGCGCGGTTCGTGCGCATCACCGGCGCGGGCCTGCGCGAAAGCCATGTCCACGACGTGATGATCACGCGCGAGGCGCCCAACTATCGGCAGGGGTAG
- a CDS encoding MAPEG family protein, with protein sequence MFNMTPELTYAALTILLAVVQIFLPATGRTLQHGAKWNAGPRDAAVPPSNVVTGRLERAQANLYETLPLFFAAVLIAHIAGEDGFLTYWGATLYFWARVAYVPLYAFGVTGVRSLAFLISLAGLLMIVAALFV encoded by the coding sequence ATGTTCAACATGACGCCGGAACTGACCTATGCGGCCCTGACGATCCTGCTGGCGGTGGTGCAGATCTTCCTGCCCGCCACCGGCCGGACCCTGCAGCACGGCGCCAAATGGAACGCCGGGCCGCGCGACGCGGCCGTGCCGCCGTCGAACGTCGTCACCGGTCGTCTCGAGCGGGCCCAGGCCAATCTCTACGAGACCCTGCCCCTGTTCTTCGCGGCGGTGCTGATCGCCCACATCGCGGGCGAGGACGGATTTCTGACGTACTGGGGCGCCACCCTCTATTTCTGGGCTCGCGTCGCCTATGTGCCGCTCTATGCGTTCGGCGTGACCGGCGTGCGCAGCCTGGCCTTCCTCATATCGCTCGCCGGTCTTCTGATGATCGTCGCCGCCCTGTTCGTCTGA
- a CDS encoding RsmB/NOP family class I SAM-dependent RNA methyltransferase, protein MTPAARLAAAASVLDSIAQGRQPAEAVLKAWGAANRYAGSKDRRAIADQVYKILRARGRLVWAMGGREDGRALVIGSLSLIDGLSLEEIEALHSGDGYGPKPLSKQERARISLTDDGAPAWALAGLPEFVVEDFKNTFGDRWAEEAAALMQPRAPIDLRVNLAKASVKEVEAELRAEGLSPDRTPWSAAGLRLAAEPPPNVQALEAFKQGRMEIQDEGSQITCWLAGVQPGMTVVDYCAGGGGKTLGLAMQGLAVGASRTEAAPPEDDKVWSPTGWVDAPKTKAKPATIAKAEGRLIACDVVQKRLDNIRPRLARAGVEAELIHLGPNGGGVEDIIGQADVVFVDAPCTGSGTWRRKPEDAWRLSVEDVDRMHSLQKAILARAAKLVKPGGRLVYVTCSMLRQENEASVDAFEEDHDDFVPVAISDALNNPAVTDAGRAKLAEIAEGHRLRMSPAATGTDGFFAAVYERVA, encoded by the coding sequence GTGACCCCAGCCGCTCGTCTCGCCGCCGCCGCCTCCGTCCTCGACAGCATCGCCCAGGGACGCCAGCCGGCCGAGGCCGTCCTCAAGGCCTGGGGAGCCGCCAACCGGTACGCCGGGTCCAAGGACCGCCGCGCCATCGCCGATCAGGTCTACAAGATCCTGCGCGCGCGCGGCCGTCTGGTCTGGGCCATGGGCGGGCGCGAGGACGGGCGAGCGCTGGTCATCGGCTCGTTGAGCCTTATCGACGGCCTGTCGCTGGAAGAGATCGAGGCTCTGCACTCGGGCGACGGCTACGGCCCCAAGCCCCTGTCGAAGCAGGAACGCGCCCGCATCAGCCTGACTGACGACGGCGCCCCGGCATGGGCGCTCGCCGGCCTGCCCGAGTTCGTGGTCGAGGACTTCAAGAACACCTTCGGCGACCGCTGGGCCGAGGAGGCGGCTGCATTGATGCAGCCGCGGGCGCCGATCGATCTGCGCGTCAATCTGGCGAAGGCGTCGGTGAAGGAGGTCGAGGCCGAACTTCGCGCCGAGGGCCTGTCGCCCGATCGCACGCCGTGGTCGGCCGCCGGCCTGCGTCTCGCCGCCGAGCCGCCGCCGAACGTCCAGGCGCTGGAGGCCTTCAAACAGGGCCGCATGGAAATCCAGGACGAAGGCAGCCAGATCACCTGCTGGCTGGCCGGCGTCCAGCCCGGCATGACCGTCGTCGACTATTGCGCCGGGGGCGGGGGCAAGACCCTGGGCCTGGCGATGCAGGGTCTGGCCGTCGGCGCCTCGCGTACTGAAGCCGCGCCTCCCGAGGATGACAAGGTCTGGAGCCCGACCGGTTGGGTCGATGCGCCGAAAACGAAGGCCAAGCCAGCCACGATCGCCAAGGCTGAGGGCCGTCTGATCGCCTGCGACGTGGTCCAGAAGCGGCTCGACAACATCCGGCCCCGGCTGGCCCGCGCGGGCGTGGAGGCGGAGCTGATCCACCTTGGCCCCAACGGCGGCGGCGTCGAGGACATCATCGGTCAGGCGGACGTCGTGTTCGTCGATGCGCCCTGCACCGGATCCGGCACCTGGCGGCGCAAGCCCGAGGACGCCTGGCGCCTGAGCGTCGAGGACGTCGACCGGATGCACTCGCTGCAGAAGGCGATCCTCGCCCGGGCCGCCAAGCTGGTGAAGCCGGGTGGCCGTCTGGTCTATGTGACCTGTTCCATGCTGCGTCAGGAGAACGAGGCCAGCGTAGACGCCTTCGAGGAGGATCACGACGACTTCGTCCCGGTCGCCATCTCCGATGCGTTGAATAACCCAGCTGTCACCGATGCAGGCCGCGCGAAGTTGGCCGAGATCGCCGAAGGTCACCGCCTGCGCATGTCGCCGGCCGCCACCGGCACCGACGGCTTCTTCGCCGCCGTCTATGAGCGCGTGGCGTGA
- a CDS encoding 5'-methylthioadenosine/S-adenosylhomocysteine nucleosidase (Enables the cleavage of the glycosidic bond in both 5'-methylthioadenosine and S-adenosylhomocysteine), producing the protein MSRTFELTQFGPLTALCVMAAELEYGPALKARIKPLITGVGPVEAAVGTTEALALLERDGALPDLIISLGSAGSQTLDHGRVYWVDEVSYRDMDASAIGFAKGVTPFLDEEPVLTLASGPAGQPYARLATGASVVSGEAYDDIDAEMVDMETYAVVRAAAKFGVPVMGLRGISDGKADLTVLEDWTNTLSVIDEGLAEALDLLKAEFERLTAEAGEGA; encoded by the coding sequence GTGAGCCGGACCTTTGAACTCACTCAATTCGGGCCGCTGACGGCCCTGTGCGTCATGGCCGCCGAGCTCGAATACGGCCCGGCCCTGAAGGCGCGCATCAAGCCCCTGATCACCGGCGTCGGCCCGGTCGAGGCCGCTGTCGGCACGACCGAGGCCCTGGCCCTGCTGGAACGGGACGGCGCCCTGCCGGACCTGATCATTTCCCTGGGCTCTGCGGGGTCGCAGACCCTGGATCACGGCCGCGTCTATTGGGTCGACGAGGTCAGCTATCGCGACATGGACGCCTCCGCGATCGGCTTCGCCAAGGGCGTGACCCCCTTCCTCGACGAAGAGCCGGTCCTCACCCTCGCCAGCGGTCCGGCGGGCCAGCCCTATGCGCGCCTCGCCACCGGGGCCAGCGTCGTGTCGGGCGAGGCCTATGACGATATCGACGCCGAGATGGTGGACATGGAAACCTATGCCGTCGTCCGCGCCGCCGCGAAATTCGGCGTCCCGGTCATGGGTCTGCGCGGAATCAGTGACGGCAAGGCCGACCTGACCGTGCTGGAAGACTGGACCAACACCCTGTCGGTGATCGACGAAGGCCTCGCCGAGGCCCTGGACCTTCTGAAAGCCGAGTTTGAACGCCTGACCGCCGAAGCGGGGGAGGGCGCATGA
- a CDS encoding lysozyme inhibitor LprI family protein: protein MIALIAALTMIQTDPEIQARMSHFHVQCMASASNQERRLACLMDETWRQDDQLNATYQRMRARTTAANWTNMRDTQRAWIRVRDDYCATARRTAGGGIRASLAFADCYLTETVERRIWLENQENR from the coding sequence ATGATCGCCCTCATCGCCGCCCTGACGATGATCCAGACCGATCCCGAGATCCAGGCCCGGATGTCGCACTTCCATGTCCAGTGCATGGCGAGCGCCAGCAATCAGGAACGCCGACTGGCCTGTCTGATGGACGAGACCTGGCGTCAGGATGACCAGCTGAACGCCACTTATCAGCGGATGCGGGCGCGGACGACCGCCGCCAACTGGACCAATATGCGCGATACCCAGCGGGCGTGGATCCGGGTGCGCGACGACTATTGCGCGACCGCCCGGCGGACGGCGGGCGGCGGCATCCGGGCGTCGCTGGCCTTCGCCGACTGCTATCTGACCGAGACCGTCGAGCGGCGGATATGGCTCGAGAATCAGGAGAATCGATAA
- the guaA gene encoding glutamine-hydrolyzing GMP synthase: protein MMTATDHQKVLIVDFGSQVTQLIARRLREASVYCEIHPYAKAEAAMAAMKPAAIILSGGPESVHEEGSPRAPHSVFEAGVPVLGICYGEMTLCEQLGGKVEGGHTREFGRAAITVRKESPLLAGLAPVGEDEEVWMSHGDKIVAIPDGFDVVATSSGSPYAVIADETRRFYGVQFHPEVMHTPRGHQMLKNFTHGIAGLKGDWTMAAYRDEKIAQIREQVGSAKVICGLSGGVDSSVAAVLIHEAIGDQLTCVFVDTGLLRKDEAKQVTTLFREHYNIPLIHVDASKEFLGELAGQSDPETKRKTIGRVFIEIFDREASKIEGAEFLAQGTLYPDVIESVSSSSGKAHVIKSHHNVGGLPDYMKLKLVEPLRELFKDEVRALGRELGLTDVFVGRHPFPGPGLAIRIPGEITPDAVETLQQADAIYLEEIRKAGLYDRIWQAFAVLLPVKTVGVMGDARTYEKVLALRAVSSTDGMTADFFEFPWDVLGKCATRIVNGVRGVNRVVYDVTSKPPGTIEWE from the coding sequence ATAATGACCGCGACCGACCACCAGAAGGTTCTCATCGTCGATTTCGGCAGCCAGGTGACCCAGCTGATCGCGCGCCGCCTGCGCGAGGCCAGTGTCTATTGCGAGATTCATCCCTACGCCAAGGCCGAGGCTGCGATGGCGGCGATGAAGCCCGCGGCCATCATCCTTTCGGGCGGCCCGGAAAGCGTCCACGAAGAGGGCAGTCCCCGCGCCCCCCATTCCGTGTTCGAGGCGGGCGTGCCGGTCCTGGGCATCTGCTACGGCGAGATGACCCTGTGCGAACAGCTGGGCGGCAAGGTCGAGGGCGGCCACACCCGCGAATTCGGCCGCGCGGCCATCACGGTCCGCAAGGAGTCGCCCCTGCTGGCCGGTCTCGCGCCGGTCGGTGAGGATGAAGAGGTGTGGATGAGCCACGGCGACAAGATCGTCGCCATCCCCGACGGCTTCGACGTCGTCGCCACCTCGTCGGGTTCGCCCTATGCCGTCATCGCCGACGAGACCCGCCGCTTCTACGGCGTCCAGTTTCACCCCGAGGTGATGCACACCCCGCGTGGCCACCAGATGCTGAAGAACTTCACCCACGGCATCGCCGGGCTGAAGGGCGACTGGACCATGGCCGCCTATCGCGACGAGAAGATCGCCCAGATCCGCGAGCAGGTCGGCTCGGCCAAGGTCATCTGCGGCCTGTCGGGCGGCGTCGACTCGTCCGTCGCGGCGGTGCTGATCCACGAGGCCATCGGCGACCAGCTGACCTGCGTCTTCGTCGACACCGGGCTGCTGCGCAAGGACGAGGCGAAACAGGTCACGACCCTGTTCCGCGAGCACTACAACATCCCCCTGATCCACGTTGATGCGTCGAAGGAATTCCTCGGCGAACTGGCCGGTCAGTCGGATCCGGAGACCAAGCGCAAGACCATCGGCCGCGTCTTCATCGAGATCTTCGACCGCGAGGCTTCCAAGATCGAAGGCGCCGAGTTCCTCGCCCAGGGCACCCTCTACCCCGACGTGATCGAGAGCGTGTCGTCCTCGTCCGGCAAGGCCCACGTCATCAAGAGCCACCACAACGTCGGCGGTCTGCCCGACTATATGAAGCTCAAGCTTGTCGAGCCCCTGCGCGAGCTGTTCAAGGACGAGGTCCGGGCGCTGGGCCGCGAACTCGGCCTGACCGACGTCTTCGTGGGTCGCCACCCCTTCCCCGGACCGGGCCTGGCCATCCGCATTCCCGGCGAGATCACGCCCGACGCAGTGGAGACCCTGCAACAGGCCGACGCCATCTATCTGGAAGAGATCCGCAAGGCCGGTCTCTACGACAGGATCTGGCAGGCCTTCGCCGTCCTGCTGCCGGTCAAGACCGTCGGCGTCATGGGCGACGCCCGAACCTACGAGAAGGTGCTGGCCCTGCGCGCCGTATCCTCTACCGACGGCATGACGGCGGACTTCTTCGAGTTCCCGTGGGACGTCCTGGGCAAATGCGCCACGCGAATCGTCAACGGAGTTCGGGGCGTGAACCGCGTCGTCTATGACGTGACCTCAAAGCCCCCCGGCACGATCGAGTGGGAGTGA
- a CDS encoding response regulator — translation MYVYLVDDDPLVLASLQATLGGRFETRTFQTAEALLAVADDLAPGVALIDMALPGMDGSALHAKLCTRAIPVEVVFLTGQASIPLAVEAMRRGAVDFLSKPIRRADLVASLDRAVERLTALLEKRRRTEAISRLSDRERQVLQNLATGAPSKVIAHRLGISARTVEMHRAHICDKLGMPTTAAIALGCEAGLVGFSDTAGQVP, via the coding sequence ATGTACGTTTACCTAGTCGATGATGACCCGCTGGTTCTCGCCTCGCTGCAGGCGACGCTCGGAGGGCGCTTCGAGACCCGGACCTTTCAAACGGCCGAGGCTCTCCTCGCTGTGGCCGACGACCTCGCGCCCGGGGTCGCCCTGATCGATATGGCGCTCCCCGGCATGGACGGCTCGGCCCTACACGCCAAACTGTGCACGCGTGCGATCCCGGTCGAAGTGGTTTTTCTCACGGGGCAAGCCAGCATACCCCTGGCGGTAGAGGCCATGCGGCGGGGCGCGGTCGATTTCCTGTCCAAGCCGATCCGCCGCGCCGATCTGGTCGCCTCGCTCGATCGGGCGGTCGAGCGACTGACCGCCCTTCTCGAAAAGCGGCGGCGGACCGAAGCCATCTCCCGACTGAGCGATCGAGAAAGACAGGTCCTTCAGAACCTCGCGACCGGCGCGCCCAGCAAAGTCATCGCTCACAGGCTCGGCATCAGCGCACGCACCGTGGAGATGCACAGGGCCCACATCTGCGACAAGCTCGGCATGCCGACGACGGCGGCCATCGCCCTCGGTTGCGAGGCGGGCTTGGTCGGGTTCTCCGACACGGCGGGTCAGGTCCCTTAG